Genomic segment of Sebastes umbrosus isolate fSebUmb1 chromosome 22, fSebUmb1.pri, whole genome shotgun sequence:
aaatatttgattatttagtttttactgGACCCTGGTGGGACACAGTCACCCACAAAGATCTGAAAGTTCTGGTCTACAAAGGTTGTCTTCTTGAGGAACTCCTTCAGTTTCTGGACGGAGAATTCCACCACCTCGTTGTTCTCCTCCTCATTCAGGCCATAGTAGGCAAAAGATGGGAACTTGTAGCGCTCATTATACGGTGCGTTGTGGTCGTAGTCAACGCAGCAATAAGCGGACCAAACGTGCACTGGCACTGCTACGCGGTTCATGTTTTCCCGACGGATCATGTTCCCCGAGGTGGTGATACCTGTGACGATGTAAGCTGTTCCGCGGCAGTAGTTGTTAAGCCGTTGGCGGACGATGTGCTCCTGTTTGTTCCAGACTCCGTTGTTGAAGTCCGGCACCACGGGCACGACGTTGGTGAGAGTGTAGGTGGAGGCCTTGTCGTCAGGGTCGTCCTGATGCTCGTCTGGGTTGAGGGTGCCGCGCTCGTAAAGGACGGCGTTTATGTAATCGTCCAGAACAGCTTGGGCATCTTCGAAATTCATATGCATGTAACCACGTGGGAAGGGCTGCATCTCGTCTGTATCAGAGGATGTAGATAGCTGTgtgggcagacagacagagacagtgcAAAATAGAGGATGAGGATAGGACGGTAGAATATGATTACACAACATCTGCATTCTTTTTTTGGGGGACTTTGAAAAATTATAGCATATTGTTCATGTTAACTTGCCTGAACCTTCTATGTTTCCTTACCTGCGGTTCATACATCCACGGGACATCCACGCATTTTTCCCCTTCTGAGCGCTTGAAAGTGTACGCAGAGTACACAGGTATATGGTCCACGGTGTCGTACAGCGTCACGTAGCGTGGCTTCTTGTTGTAACGTTGACAAATGAAGCGGAGGGAGTGGTGCTCCAGCCCGGTCGGTGGTGTTTCCATGTAGAGGAATTGTCTGCATTCTGGAGACAGCTCTTCTTCCACTCTCCCTCTTACCGCTGATGTTACTAGGTTGACAAGCAGGAAAGTCTGCGCCCAAAATGCCATAGTCAGATGTCACTCTGGTGAAAGCTGTCAAATTTAACTCAAGTCTGTGAGCTGCAAGAAATGATTGTCTCTACAGCTGCCCATGGAGCTCAGTAAAACAGCTAACACAGGTTTCACGCTCTGTAATCAGGACTCAATATGCAAAACAATACACTTCTTACACCTCAGCAGGTCCACCCACAGCTAGAGGAACAGTTACAGTAGGCAGCCAATAGCAAAGCCATCGGTGTTTCTCTCATTGGTGGGTAAGACAGTAGAAATCCTCTTAACTTCTTCAAACCCACGCACCCCTGCGGTCAACCACACCTCAAACAGGGTTTCCAAAGAATACATGTACATTATGctgatttcaattttttttttaatgccctaatcttgtatttgaatattttgctCATTTTCAATGAGCACTGGAATAAGCAGATACAGAATACACTGATCTGATCATTAACAGTGTGGGGAAATAATATGTCTACAATTTGATTTACTTAAGAggaatttaaagctgcagttggtaacttgcAAATACCATTATGAGCAAAGGAGGACACACAggaacatgctttttttttcacagattatctgtctcatgcacttctgtcaggatatagtgacacaatacataacttttttttatcatattttctcaaagttaccaactgcagctttaaacgaGAATATACAGTAGGGACATTTTATGTTGGAGTGCAGCAAGGGCAACTTATTCTTGAGTTTACATATGCTGTGCCTTGGCAGAAGTTATTGAGTTGCAAGTGTTTTGCAAATACAGCAGTCTGCTGAAAATCAGTATCCAGGATGAAGGGGTCTTGGTCTTGTCCACTGAGCTGAACTGGTGCTGGTCAGGGTTTAGCTGGCCCCACATAGTATTTGACTAAACTGCAACAGTGTATCTTATTCAAACAGTGAAGCCATTATGTAGCAGCTGTTAAATCGTTCACAGAGGGATATAAACTTCTTCTTACCAGTCACTAACTTGTCCAAAGGCTCTCTTCACATGGCCTGCTGtaatataaaacagttttgGGTAAAACATTTGAGATGGAGTCCTCCCCAAAAGGTCCATCTTGCAATGTAACTATGAAGACATTGGAAGAAATTAATTAGTGAAACGTGATTTTATAGATTActtgtgaaaacaaaggcaggaTTACAAATACAGGATGATTTCACTACAAAATAGGGGATGACACCCGGATAATTTAGTGGGGAACACTAGAGATCAGTGCACATTGTGTCACGTATCATATTATGCATGCAACAAAATAGATAATTtgattaaagttttttttcacagatgtgTTATTGATCTAAAACATTGTCAGAAATCAGTATATACAACTTTAGCaaacatagaaaaaaaacatatccaCAGTAAAAGTTCTTAGAAATCGCCTGTTTTgaatttaattcattcattcacaaacaGGAACCCTAACTTATCCAACATATTTCCAACACTTGGACTTAGACTTAAGGTCTAATCTAATTTAGCTTACATGTGGAGTTTCTTCTCTTTGAAATACACATGAATTAGAGTTGCAGGATGGGAAATGTAGGCTGTAGAGTTCTGGGTGCTTTGCTGATAACTTGACAGTAAAGTCAGAATACCTCAGGCTCTGCTGCTTGGATTTTGATAATCATTTTTACATCCAGTCTCTCGTAAATCCCCCAACTTCATGCATTTGTGCACCTTTAATGTGCATTTATTTCCTTTGGTGGTGCTAATTGGTCACCTGTACCTGTATCACCCATTCTCCCATACTACCACTGATAAAGACCATCAATCTGAAGCTAAACCTGTtccatttaaaggggacatatcatgctcattttcaggttcatacttgtattttgcgtttctactacaacatctttacatgctttataatgttcaaaaaacacattatttttctcttactgtctgtctgaatatacctgtattcacctccTGAAAAGGcccaatctgctctgattggcttgcgagtgaaatatggtgcaccttactcaaatgtatgtgcacaagcactgaaaaagtgagtttttccaATTTAATTTATTCCAAAAGACGTAAAGCCAGGACTACTTAACACTGCTTCTGTTAAAGTTCATTAGAGTTAGTCCTGTTTATACAGTAGGTAGGCTTCATCCATGACTGTGCATCCCATCGTCATACTGAAACACTGATCAGGTCTCTCTTCTTCCTGAAGGTGCTTTCTGACACACAACCCTTATAGAAAATAGTCAGGTCACTGTCTACGTCTGACTGGCTCTTGAGGAAGCTCTCCAGCGTCTTCAGAGGGACTTCCACCACACTGTGGTCAGTCTGCTCATTCAATGCATAGCCCCCATAACTAGGGAACATGAACCTCACCTCATACGGAGAGTTATGGTCAAACCGCGGGCAGCAGTAAGCCAGCCATAAGTGTTTTGGGATTGCCAGGCGGTCCCTGTTACCTCGTTGGAGGGTCCCCCCAGAAACGGTCACCCCTGTCACCATGAAAGACTTCCCGTGGCAGAAGTTATTGAGGCGGCGGCGGATGAGGTCCAAGTATGGGTTCCAGGAAGCATCCAGGAAGTTTGTGATTAATGGCACGACATTGGTCAGAGTATATGTGGAGGATTTGTCATCTGGCTCTGATTGGTGCAGGTCTGGATTCAGCGGGCCACGTCTGTATTCTACAGCATCTGTGTAGTCCTCCAACACGGCCTGGCTGTCCTCAATCAGAGGGGGGGTGTCTTCAGTGAGAGGGAGTGCTCTCATGTTGCCACTCTCATCATCAGACACTAACTGTagggaaaagaaatgaaagagatCTTTAACAACAAGAATACTGACTGATCTTTACTGCAAAAGCAACTACAGTGAAATCCAAACAGTGATTGTACGACAGTTCTCTCAGGCTTAACACTAAAGTGACAAGTAAACCGAATACATTAGTCTCCACCTGTGGTTCATACATCCACGGTGtgtccatcctcctcttcccatCAGTCTTCTTAAAGATGTAGGCTGAATAGAGGGCGAGGCGGCGACTGCTGTCATACAACGTGGCGTAGCGCAGCTTGTCCGCATACTTCTGGCAGACCCTCCTCAGGCTGGCCCCCTTCATCCCCGCAGGTGGTGCCTGCATGTAGAAAAAGTGGCTGCAGTCTTTGAAGCTGTTCGACACACTGGCACTCACCAGGGAGGACGCCATCAGCAGGGAGAAGGACAGGACGCAGGTGCAAAACAGATGCATCGTCACACGGCTGGAGTAGATAAAAATAATACGAAACGGGGTCATTTCCCCGTCATTCAGGGGTGTGACATGTCCTGTTACACACCTCTATGAATGAAGAAAATCCATGTGGTGAATGTTCTGCATAATATGTCGTCTTGTATTGGTGCTGCCGTCATAATCTGGTAAAGCGTAATGACTGTTGGACTCAGTatgcaaagcagcagcagctcagagtgGATCTATTGGCTGGACTTATCTGCACCTGCAATGTCTGTGCCTCTCTGCACAGGCTTCTGTCAGGTTGTGTACATGTTCTAGTTTATCTCATAAATCCACACCCATGTAGTATGTAATGTACATCTGACCAGATCGCTCCTCTGCCAAACATGCCATTGTAGGTTGTGTGCGTCGACCCACCAGGCACATCACCAGCCCTCAGAAGCAAGGTCTGGGGTGACATATTCTCCTAAACTGATGGCTTTGTGAGGGTCCTGATGGGCAACCAAACCTTCCAGACCAAGGTCACCTACAACGACAATAACTACAGATTGAACATCTCCAGATGATACACATGcaatattaaacttttttgtattaatatatatatatatatataatatatatcagcactggagagctccttcagcgacaggctgctccacccaaagtgtgtgaaggagcgctatcgcaggtccttccttcctgcagctgtcagactccacaaccagcactgctcccagtagaccacttacacaccaaaaaactgacaataacctgatattttcaggtggaattttattcattcattcattcattctcattgtgcaatatcattttccaattgtgcaattttgttaatagtctgtttattgtcaatactgtatatactgctcctatttttatacttccttctatttaaatggttcatattttgttacactttagctctttttttttttttttactgttagctgatgcattttgttttctgcactatcccctttgctgctgtacactgcaaatttccccactgcaggactaataaaggaatatcttatcttatcttatatgcaCATTTTCTCAATATTTTTCTCATCCACCTTGTCAAAAGTGCATGCAATATTCTCACTACTAATTTAGCCTTCATGCATGTGTACAATATTGTGAAGAATGGTCCCATTATGTGCACCTCTCCAAAATCATTTGCTGTATATTCATCTAGTGCCACTGTTGTTCAACAGCGCCCTCTGCTGGATAAACCCTGCACTGCTGATTCACAGAGGCTTTTTTTGCGCATGCTCAGTTCGACATTGCTGCTCAACATGCTCTGCTCGTCACTTTCAAGGGTATTGCTGGCTCATAAGTCCAAATATCTccttatgtattttatgcatgaTGCTTTTTACTGCAAAGTTCATGAAACAACTTTGTCAGAAGTTAATTGTGTGAATGTTTATCGAGCTGTTTTTCGATTTACACCTAAAATACAGCTCAGTTTTACAGGCTAATTAAACGCATCCAGCTAAAAGACACTGCATTTGAACATACCGTTGCAAAAGTGCAGTACAGGTAGATCGTAAATTCGTGAGCCTGGTTTTATAGCTCAGGGCTTATGCCCTTTTCTATCTATAGGAAATCACTggagggaggagatggaggaggagcccagttttgttttgtttttttcttgtttttttcttttttcatatatatatatatatatatatatttatttatttatttttattttattttattgtttttttcaaatatatataattttatttttccttttttctttttttcccctcctttacctcataacaaaataaaataaaatgaaatatagataaaacaaaatggagagagacataaattaaagaaagaaaaaaattaaataaagaaaaataaataaacaaacaaataaagaaagaaagaaagaaagaaaaccagccagttgaggagtttttttcttcttttcttttcttttcttccttttcctcataacaaaataaaataaaatgaagtatcgataaaacaaaatggagagaaaaataaattaaagaaagaaaaaataaataaataaacaaacaaataaacaaacaaagaaagaaaacttttttaaaaagccaacataactaggcaagatcaatatcatgtgactgtgtacagtgtgtgcacTTGAGAGGGGTGGCTGGATgtcagggtgcaaatcaaattaaggcaagattaaaaagaattagataaaataaagtacaataaatataaataggtagatagatagaagtaaaAGAATGATGGCTAAAAGTGCAGTACACATCTTGATCCAGGCTGTTAAATAGGGGTGTGTTTGTCCTGCTCCAACATTGGTTAGCTGCTTGTCAATGTCCAGTAGTGGTGGGAAtttcggctctttttagtgagccagatcatttggctcagctcaccaagaagagccggctctttcagctcccaaacggctctttcGATTTACAACttttgccttttataattcagccaaatttagctttaacTGTTTTGACCTATCACTtgaattatttaatataattatactaaaccttataatttccagaataccataattttacatgctgcttcgttttcgactgtcactcatcttgactgctattcgcgcactgcactcctctctctttctctcctcttcttcctcctgctctgtaccccTAGACCGTGTGAATATCTTCACAGGAACCATATTTTGCCACCCCCAAAGCGtggggaaatatcaaagttctcgtgagaatgatgtttcccctcctccatgtcgtatgaactatcagtggttctcGCACTACTACAGTTATGGTGAACCAATGTCACTTTCCAGAAGcgacacagaacactaatattacccctcctgccattattatgttatattacacTTCACTActatacaattattgaccaaaggattggtttacacacataagatgaaCAATTACactttattatacatgtatgttgtatactcaaaatatacttactagaaaatagacatattatatattatatagatataaatggattacatggtaatatattttttttcattgtttatagtcattcccaacagcctttactggcacaacatacagtatatcacagatcacatggttaagatcatatctgccagttttacactctttggccgacaggtggtttcgtgtgcacatgaagcctcgagaaatgaacccttttccgaaccaatttgctggaaatgcttcatgaagcttcagcttGCCATCAGTAGGAAAccaacccggtagatttatacctgcaaaaagttacaaacagtccctttaaagaaaaaaagaaaaagaaaaaaagtggcTCTTATCggttcactttaaaaaaaaaaaaaaaaaaaacagctcaaaGAACCAACTCGTTCTCTTACCTCCACATCACTAAAGTCCAGTCACGTGGTCTCACACGGTCGGCCATGTTTCCccgaaacacaaacaacaagaagaagaagagcaaagcAGCGACTAAAGGAGagccagcagacacacacacatactgatacgcagcagcagcaagcagcagcagagagaagagagggggaaataacaaataaaacacagaaattctGAAATTCTGTCGAatataaaacagtgttttaAAAAGGAGAAACCAATGCAAAGGAGAGATAGTGGCTGTAGACACGGCGTGCAGGACTAACCAGTCTAGGTAAGGTTCCTCTTTGCTAAGCTAACACGCTAATTCACCTCTAGGCTTGCATTTATCCGATTAAAACCATGTTGTTtgtgattgtgtttttgtttacattacattagcAAAGCCTCTAAATTAACACAACACCGACAGCGGAGTGCTGGAGGTGTTTGTACCCGCAAATTGTAGCAGAAGGCCCGGGTAGTTTGATCCCAACACTCCGCTCCGCCATCATATCACCTTACAAGCCAGCTAAAGGCCTTTACAACCAACGCATACCTGTTTTAATTAAGTTAAATAGAAAGCTAGCTAACTTATCAATGTTATGCATGATTAATATGATATTAAAGGTTgcaaatattgttttatatctGCTTTTACCACCACAAGTGTTGGTGTTGTTTAGCTTGAAAGACGGAGCTATGTGGTTGCTAATGTAGCTTAGCAACCACTAGTTTTAGTCAGCTCAAGCTGTTTTGTCAATATGTTAGTCATCTTTTACACCTAAATAATTAAGTGTTGTTCAGTTTGTTAAAGTTATATTCTGGTATGCATTGATTGTGAGGTTTAGCAGAGCTTTTTCAGTTTGTATTCTGGCCGCTTGAAATTGTTTTATCCCGCCACATGTTGAAGAAGTGCACAACATatgaaatgcatttatttatgtattcctTGCTTCAGTTTTCTCAGTGCAAAGTTGACACTAAAGATGTCAAGTCTTTGCCTGTTGTGTGGCCTGAAGAGTTGTGAAGTTGTGAAATACTTTGAAGCCTTAATAACCATAAGCTGTTTACAGATGTTTAGGTTAAAGGTtattgtttcaaatatttttattaggaaGCATGTCAGTGAAACAGACTATTGTGTAATGTGTATCATGCCTAATTTCtgatatatatcaacaaaaaacagaaaatacaaagaACATGAGTacttaaaggaaaaaaacaaacaacaacaaataaaataaataaataaaacacagacctttttcttttattattgaaATTATGATCTTTAATTTGTATGATTTTCATATCATCAAGTTCTATAAATTAATGCTatatgttttcttgttttgctgccttttaaactgacaaataatTGCAAAAAGTATGTGTTAtaaccagggaatgaaattagcacctgccacatACAGGGtcaatgttggctgtggcaggtaaaaaatGCAGGTCACCTGACACCATGGCAgataggttttccttatattaaaatattatttttaaaaagcaaaaaaatagtcagtgattaaggttacatgatccgAAAAGCAACGTTGTTTCTTGCTTTAGTTTTCTCAGTACAAAGTTGACATTAAAGATGTCAAGTCTTTGCCTGTTGTGGCCTGAAGAGTTGTGAAGTTGTGAAATACTTTGAAGCCATAATAACCATAAGCTGTCTACAGATGTTTAGGTTAAAGTTATATATtcttaattgtttcagctctttgtacattttcttctgttattgtttcaaatatttttattaggaaGCATGTGCATCGTGCCTCATTTCtgatatatatcaacaaaaaacagaaaatacaaagaACATGAGTActtaaaggaaaacaaacaacaaataaataaaacacagaccattttcttttgttattgatattgtgatatgtaaTCTGTATGATTTTCAAATCATCTAGTTCCGAAAATTAATCTTAATGTTatatgttttcttgttttgctgcctttttaaactgacaaataatTGCAAAAAGTATGTGTTATAAGCAGGgactgaaattagcacctgccacctgccacaTACAGGGTCAATGTTGGCTATGGTAGGTAaacatttcaggtcacctgccaccatggcagataggttttccttatattaagaaatattatttttaaaaagcaattctaaagcttAAATGAAATATAGTCATgtattaaggttacatgatatattccataattctacggtctggtaccactgactcagtgtttacaattttaaagcgttctacctagatttcagaGGTGGCAGACAAGAAACATtagtggccggtagaaatgttcagtgacctgccacagtggcaggtgaggaaaaaggttaatttcagaccctggttataagtagggatgtcacggtaccagaaatctagtagtcgataccaataccagtgcaTTTatacgattctcgataccaattcgataccatggtaaaaaacacagtaaatcccatgtaattcaacacgcactcctttattaaaacattacaaaaaacagaggcatgtagccttgaAATCGTTATCCCGTCACATGTTGAAGAAGTGCATAACATATGAAATTTCATGTCCTGAAAAGCAACGTTATTCCTTGCTTCAGTTTTCTCAGTACAAAGTTGACACTAAAGATGTCAAGTCTTTGCCTGTTGTGGCCTGTAGTCCGGTTGGAGTTGTGAAGTTGTGAAATACTTTGAAGCCATAATAACCATAAGCAGTCTACAAATGTTTAGGTTAAAGTTATATATTCTTTATTGTTGCAGTTCTCTGTACATTTTTCTTCTGTTATTGAAATTATGATCTTGGCTGATCTGTAATTTGTATGATTTTCAAATCATCAAGTTCCAAAAATTAATCTTAATGTTatatgttttcttgttttgctgccttttaaactgacaaataatTGCAAAAAGTATGTGTTCTAAGTAGGGATGTCAGGGTACCAGAAATCTaatagtcgataccaataccagtgaatttacatgattctcgataccaatttgataccacggtaaaaaaaaaacaataaatcccatgtaattcaacacgcactccttttattaaaacatttgaacattacaaaaaatagaggcatgtagcctttaagtaataaataaaaagaaacgtctattaatattgcaaaacaaaacagtggcatgtagccttcaagtatttaaaacaaacaacattgtCTGGATGGCTGTCttttgaggtgctttgctaaattggaagtatttcctcctttgggAAGAAGAGTACGACGGCACCGTTACTGCACCGCATACTGTTTTTATAActagggaatgaaattagcaccggccacctgccaaatacacggtaaatgttggctgtggcaggtaaaaattTCAGTCACCTGCCACAATGGCAGATCAGTTTTCTTatattaaagtattatttttcaTATGCAATTTCTACATTAAAAATAGTCagtgattaaggttacatgatccatattaCTACTGTCTGTTATcgctgactcagtgtttactaggggtgtaagaaaatattaaaaatatgaagtattgcaatattatgttttgtgatactgtatcgattctcaaaaacgctgtattgatttctaattaatagtttgcaagcaaagattaactcagtcaatactttattttatttgcaaagaaaaatgcaaatgcagatcctactatTCTGAAAGCATAGAAAAGTTTAGTTTagtgttttttatactatgaccatTTTcctaaatt
This window contains:
- the LOC119482148 gene encoding endonuclease domain-containing 1 protein-like, with amino-acid sequence METPPTGLEHHSLRFICQRYNKKPRYVTLYDTVDHIPVYSAYTFKRSEGEKCVDVPWMYEPQLSTSSDTDEMQPFPRGYMHMNFEDAQAVLDDYINAVLYERGTLNPDEHQDDPDDKASTYTLTNVVPVVPDFNNGVWNKQEHIVRQRLNNYCRGTAYIVTGITTSGNMIRRENMNRVAVPVHVWSAYCCVDYDHNAPYNERYKFPSFAYYGLNEEENNEVVEFSVQKLKEFLKKTTFVDQNFQIFVGDCVPPGSSKN
- the si:dkey-85k7.11 gene encoding endonuclease domain-containing 1 protein translates to MHLFCTCVLSFSLLMASSLVSASVSNSFKDCSHFFYMQAPPAGMKGASLRRVCQKYADKLRYATLYDSSRRLALYSAYIFKKTDGKRRMDTPWMYEPQLVSDDESGNMRALPLTEDTPPLIEDSQAVLEDYTDAVEYRRGPLNPDLHQSEPDDKSSTYTLTNVVPLITNFLDASWNPYLDLIRRRLNNFCHGKSFMVTGVTVSGGTLQRGNRDRLAIPKHLWLAYCCPRFDHNSPYEVRFMFPSYGGYALNEQTDHSVVEVPLKTLESFLKSQSDVDSDLTIFYKGCVSESTFRKKRDLISVSV